The nucleotide sequence GGCGTCCTACATGAAGACGACGGTCTACCTGCCAGCGGTGGTCTCGACCGTTGTCGCGTCCGTCCTCTTCGTCTTCATCTACCAGGACCAGGGAGTGGCCAACTGGCTGCTCAGCCTGATCAACGCCGGTCCCGTCGCCTGGCTCAACGATCCGGCCACCGCGCTGCCGGCCATCGCCATCCCCGGCATCTGGCTCGGCTTCGGCGTCACCACGCTCATCCTGCTCGCCGGTCTGCTGGACATCCCCGACAGCTACTACGAGTCGGCGCAGCTGGACGGCGCCAACTTCTTCCAGCGGACGTGGTTCATCACCATCCCGCTGTTGAAGAACGTGTTCCTGTACCTCATCGTCACGGGGTTCACCCTGGCGATCCAGATGCTCGACCTCCCCCTGATCATGACCGGCGGCGGTCCGGTCGACGCCACCACGACGCCGAACCTGTTCATCTTCAACAGCTTCCGCGATCTGACGCCGTACGCGACCAGCTTCTCGCTCACCGCTTCGCTTCTGCTGTTCGTGGTGCTCGGGGCGATCTCGATCGTCGTGTTCAGGCTCATCAACTCCGACAAAGCAGTCGACGGATAGCAGGAGAGAACGAATGAAGAAGAGCGTCCCCCAGCGGGTGCTGTCCGCCGTACTGATCGTGCTGATCAGCGTGAGCATCCTGTTCCCCCTCGCCTGGATGGCGATCGCCGGGTTCAAGGGCAAGACGGAGGTGCTGCGCTCGCCGTTCCAGTTCTTCCCGGACGTCTGGCGGTTCGACAACTACGTCAAGATCCTGCAGGACCCGCAGTTCTCCCGCGCGATGGTGGTCACCTTCGTCGGTGCACTCATCTTCACGGCCCTCAGCCTGGTCGTGAACTCCCTCGCTGCGTACGCGTTCGCGCGCCTGGACTTCCGCGGGAAGCGGTTCTGGTGGGTGTACTGCATCATGCCGATGTTCATCCCGATGATGGCCATCCTGCTGACCTCGTTCATGGTCGTGTCCTCGCTCGGGATGCTCAATACGCTGGCCGTCCTGATCATCCCGGGGGTGGCGTCGGCGGCGCAGATGTTCTTCATCCGCCAGTTCTACCTCGGTTTCCCGGTCGCGGTGGAGGAGGCGGCACTGATCGACGGCGCCTCGCGGTGGCAGATCTTCCTCCGCGTGTTCCTGCCGCAGTCGGCCGCCCCGTTCGTCGTCATGGGCATCGCCTCGTACCTGGCGTACTGGAACGCCTACGTCTGGCCGATCCTCACCATCACCGACCCGAACCTCACCCAGATCATGCAGTTCCTCGGCAACTTCCGGTCCGACCGCGGCAACGACTGGGGTCTGCTGATGGCCGGTTCGACGCTGGCCGCCCTCCCGACGATCGTGCTGCTGCTCATCTTCCAGCGGTTCATCGTCAACGGCGTGCGCATCTCGGGGATCAAGTGAGCGGCGTCGACCGCCCCCGGTACGACCGGTCGGCGCTGACCGTCGGCATCGTCCATTTCGGGGTCGGAGGATTCCACCGCGCGCACCAGGCGATGGTGGTCGACGAGCTGCTCCGGGAGGGGCTGGCGACGGACTGGGCCATCTGCGGCATCGGGGTCCTGCCTCAGGACCAGCGGATGCGGGATGTGCTGCACGCACAGGACGGCCGGTACACTCTGGTGCTCAAACACCCGGACGGCCGCCGCGAGGCGCGGGAGATCGGCTCCATCGTGGAGTACCTCTACGCGCCGGACGACCCGGATGCGGCCGTCGAGCGGCTGGCCGACCCCGCCGTCCGCATCGTCTCGCTGACGATCACGGAGGGCGGCTACAGCATCGACCAGGTGACCGGCGCGTTCGACCCGACGCCGGCGCCGATCGCCGCGGACCTCCTGCCCGGGGCGGCGCCCGGGACCGTCTTCGGCCTCGTCACGGAGGCGCTCCGGCGGAGACGCGACCGCGGCGTGCCGCCCTTCACCGTCATGTCGTGCGACAACATCCAGGGCAACGGGCACATCGCCCGCCGCGTCTTCACCGCCTTCGCCGGCCTGAAGTACCCCGGACTCGGCGAGTGGATCGCGCACGAGGTGGCATTCCCGAACTCGATGGTCGATCGCATCACGCCGGTGACGACCGACCGTGACCGTGAGGAGATCGCGGCCGAGTTCGGCGTCCGCGACGCGTGGCCGGTCGTCGCGGAGCCGTTCTTCCAGTGGGTGCTCGAGGATGCCTTTCCGCAGGGCCGGCCGCCTTACGAGCGGGCGGGCGTGCAGCTCGTGGACGACGTCGAGCCCTATGAGCTGATGAAGCTCCGCCTGCTGAACGCCAGCCATCAGGCCATGTGCTACTTCGGCCGCTTGAGCGGGTACACGTACGCCCACGAAGCCGCGCAGGATCCGCTGATCGCGGAGCTGCTGATGCGGTACATGGACGACGAGGCGACCCCCACCCTGAGGCCGGTCCCCGGTGTCGATCTCGACGCGTACAAGCGCACCCTGCTGGAGCGGTTCGGCAATCCCTACGTGCTCGACACCCTCGCCCGGCTCTGCGCCGAGTCGTCCGACCGCATCCCGAAATGGCTGCTGCCCGTGGTCCGGGAGGAGCTCGCGTTGGATGGTCCGGTGCGTCTCTCCGCCGCCATCGTGGCCAGCTGGGCGCGGTACGCCGAGGGCACAGGGGAGAACGGCGAGAGCTTCGAGGTGGTCGACCGGCTGCGCGACTCCGTGATGGCGAACGCCCGCGGGTACGAGGAGGACGAGCTCGCCTTCCTGCGCGAACGGACGCTGTTCGGCGAGCTCGCGGAAGACGAGCGCTTCACCGCAGACTATGCGGCCGCCCTGAGCGCCCTCCACACCGTTGGAGCCCAGGCGACGTTGCGGGCGCTGTTGACGCGGGCCTGATCGGGCCCGGGGGAAGAGAGGAAGGCAATGACGCACGAACTCGGATTCCGACGGCGAGCGCTCGGCGGCACCGCCGTCGCGCTGGTCGCCATCGCGGCGGTCGCGACCGCCGGAGGGGCTCCCGCCGCCGCCACCACCGCCCACACGCCGGCCAGTGTGGTGGAGAAGCTGACCGGCCCGGACTCGCCCAACGACACGTACGGGCGCTGGAACGTCAAGGCGACCGACCTGGGGATCATGTGGGACAACGGTTCCGGCCAGGTGCTGTCGGCGTTCGGCGACACGTTCGGCGACGCCTGGGTCGGCCCGGGCGGCGGAGCGCTCGGTGCGGGCGATGCGAACTGGCGCAGCAACGTCCTCCTGCGATCCACCGATACGACGCTCTCGGACGGCATGGACTACTCCTCGGCGGTCACCGCGAGCGATGGCCGCGCCCGTGAGATCCTCCCCGGCATCCACAACGAGGCCGCGGGCGAGGTGACGAAGATCCCGACCGCCGGCATCTCGGTAGGGTCCCGGCAGTACCTCTCGTTCATGTCGGTGAAGCACTGGGGCGCCCCCGGGCAGTGGGACACCAACTACGCCCAGCTCGCGTACTCCGACGACAACGGCACCACGTGGAGCACGACCGGGACGCCCACGTGGAGCAATCCGTCGCTCACCGACCGGTTCCAGCAGCAGGCGTTCGCCCGGAACGGCGGGTACCTCTACGTCTTCGGCACGCCGAGCGGCCGGGGCGGCAGCGCCTACGTGGCCCGGGTGCCGGAGGCTTCCGTGCTGTCGCAGTCGGCCTACCAGTACTGGAACGGCTCGTCGTGGGTCGCATCGGAGGGCTCCGCGGCGGCGATCGTGAGCGCCCCCGTCTCCGAGCTCTCCGTCCGCTACGACACCTACACCGGCAAATGGCTGATGATGTATCTGCAGGGGGAGGACATCATCCTCCGGAGCGCCTCGAGCGTCACCGGTCCGTGGAGCTCTCCGCAGATCGTGGTCAGCTCGGCCGACTATCCCGGCCTCTACGGCGGCTTCATCCATCCGTGGAGCAGCAACGGCACCCTGTACTTCACCATGTCGCAGTGGGACCCATACAACGTGTATCTGATGCGCGTGCAGCTGAGCACCACTGGCCAGATCGTGAAGCCGAACCTCGTCGGCGACCCGAGCTTCGAGCGGTCGGCGCTGTCGTCGACCGGAACGGGCGACACCTGGGCCTGCAGCGGCAACTGCGGAGTCGACACCGGTCACTGGGGCTACTCCGGCGACAACAACGCTTTCGCGCGGTACAACGCCGACTGGCAGGATGTGCACCAGACCGTGGCCGTGACGGCGGGCACCGGCTACCGCCTGACCGGATGGGTGCGGACGTCCTCGAACAGCGACAACGGATTCTTCGGCGTGCGCGACACCGCCGGAGCGGTGATCTCGGAAGCGCATTTCACGTCGGTGGGTGCGTGGACGCGGTTCACGGTCGACTTCTCGAGTGGCAGCAGGACGGCGGTGGTCGTGTACGGCGGCGTCTGGACGGATCACGGCGACATCTGGATCCAGTTGGACGACTTCTCGCTCACGGCGAGTTAGGGGACCAGATGCTGAACGGCATCCACCCGTCGCTGACGGGGGAGCTGCTGGCCGTGCTCGACGCGATGGGCCACGGCGACGCGATCGTCGTGTCCGACGCGCACTTCCCGGCCGAGCGACTCGGGCGCCGGGTGCTCACGGCCGCCGAATCGGACATGCCCGCCCTCGCCCGGGCGATCTGCACAGTCCTGCCGCTGGACGCCGCGCGCCCAGCGGAGGGCATGGCCGACGACGGACCTGACGCGGCTCCGGGCGGCCGGCTCGGGCTGCACGACGACATCGAGTCGGCGACGGGGCTCGCCCCCGGCACGCTTCGCCTGCTGGAACGCGACGACCTGTATGCCGCTGCCGGGGAGGCGTTCGCCGTCATCCGGACCGGTGAGCTCCGCGCCTTCGGCAACCTGGTCCTGCGCAAAGGTCTCGCGGTTCCCCTGCAGCTGTGACTCATGACGAACGGCCCCTCCCGGAGGTGGGAGGGGCCGTTCGTCGTTCGCCGGTTCAGCTGGGGTCGCGCGGCGGGAGGGCGCCGAGGTCCGGGACGGCCTCCCGGCCCAAGTGGACCTCCAGGTCGTCGGCGCTGGGCGTCCGGGGGCGCCGGGCGGTCGGGCGGTCGAGGTAGAAGAGCGCGGTGGACGCGATGTCGTCGCGCAGCGGCAGATAGCGCCAGCCGGCCCGCCAGCCGAGGGCCTGGATGTCGACGCGCAGCCGCTCGGCGAAGTGGATGGGGTCCAGCAGATGCCAGCGATACATCCCGAACCGCTGCTGGCTGCGGTAGAGGCCGTCCGGCCGCAGCACCTGCGGCATCCCGAGGTACGGGGTCGTGAACTCGGTGTAGCCCTGGCCGGGGATGTCGAAGTTCCAGGCGCCCCCGAAGTAGTCCTCGGTGCCGGTCCCGCAGATGGTGGGGTACTGGTCGTCGTCGTCGAGGTAGAACTTGATCTCGCCTTCGCCCCACCAGCCGTTGCTGTTGACGCCCCAGGCGATGTACGTGCCGACGTAGTGTCCGGATCCCTCGACGCCCTCCACGATGGTGTGCGGAGTGAGGTCCTCGAGCGGGTTGCTGCGGCGCCACTGCGCGTGGAGGTAGCCGTCCGAGCCGTAGTCGCCGCCGAGCTCGTAGGTGATCTGGTAGTACACCCGCACCGGGACGGTGGACACGTTCTCGATGGTCAGCCGGGCGCGGTCCTGGAAGGGCATCGGCCAGTAGGAGTTGAAACCGCCGTTCGGATTCGCGGCGATGGCCTGCGAACTCACCTGGGCGAACTCCCCCCAGCCGTTGCAGAAGAAGTCGCCATACGGCACCTCGATCGCGGGCTCCTCCGCGCCGTCCCAGTAGGCGCGGAAGAGCAGCGTCCGCCAGTTGTCCTCGTGCGTCGTGATCCAGATGTGCGTGATCTTGCCCGCCCCGGCGATCGAGGCGAGCTCGAAGGTCTCACCGGCCGCGATGTCGACGCTGGGCGAGATCTTCCAGCCGGGGCCGAGATCGCGCGCGCTTGCGGCACCCGTTCCCTCCGTCGCACGCCCGCCGCCCCCGCGGGAGCCGTCGAAGTTCTCGGGACTGATCGAGCGGGTCTCCACCGCTCGCAGGCGCGAGATCGAGCTGAGGTCGGCGTTGGTCACGGGGTCTCCTGTACGTCGTTGTGCGGATCTGTGTAACGCAATGTGGTGCAATCGATTTCATCACTGTAGAGTCGGGGAAGCGGGAGTGTCAACACGAGCGTGGCGCGCGCTACAGTACGGAAACCGGCGACTTCGCCGCACGAGGACACGGAGAGCCGATGCCGACGATCTACGAAGTGGCGGCCCTGGCGGGCGTGTCTCCCGCGACGGTTTCACGGGTTTTCAACGGGCTCAACGTCTCCCCGGAGAAGTCGAAGCTCGTCCGTGAAGCGGCGGCCGAGCTGTCGTTCACGCCGAGCCGCACGGCGCGCACCCTGCGCCGACAGCACTCCGAGGTGATCGCGCTCGTCATCCCGGACATCGAGAACCCGTTCTTCACGTCCCTCGCCCGCGGCGTCGAGGATGTCGCCCAGGAGGCCGGCTACTCGGTGGTGCTCTGCAACACCGACGAAGACCCGGAGAAGGAGACGAAGTACCTCGACATCGCGATCAGCGACAACATGGCCGGCGTCATCATCGCCGCGGCGGGCGACCACAGCGACCTCGGCAAGCTGCTAGACCGCCGTCGTCCGGTCGTCGCCGTCGACCGCGGACCGCACGGCTTCGACATCGACGCCGTGATGGTGGACAACCGCGCGGGCGGTCACGCGGCGACGACCCGGCTGGTGCAGCAGGGCTTCCGGCGAATCGCATGCATCACC is from Leifsonia sp. 466MF and encodes:
- a CDS encoding carbohydrate ABC transporter permease — its product is MSVLNPAGEVQTPPAEAQVIADAVDGTATRRRLLRRRDAPAPVAKHLRDNRTAYLMIAPMVILLTIFVIWPLVYSVYLSTFKLSFYKDPEFVGLQFYQYVLVSPRFWKSIGVGLYYALLVVPTGLVIALLLASFIKTLSKKAASYMKTTVYLPAVVSTVVASVLFVFIYQDQGVANWLLSLINAGPVAWLNDPATALPAIAIPGIWLGFGVTTLILLAGLLDIPDSYYESAQLDGANFFQRTWFITIPLLKNVFLYLIVTGFTLAIQMLDLPLIMTGGGPVDATTTPNLFIFNSFRDLTPYATSFSLTASLLLFVVLGAISIVVFRLINSDKAVDG
- a CDS encoding carbohydrate ABC transporter permease encodes the protein MKKSVPQRVLSAVLIVLISVSILFPLAWMAIAGFKGKTEVLRSPFQFFPDVWRFDNYVKILQDPQFSRAMVVTFVGALIFTALSLVVNSLAAYAFARLDFRGKRFWWVYCIMPMFIPMMAILLTSFMVVSSLGMLNTLAVLIIPGVASAAQMFFIRQFYLGFPVAVEEAALIDGASRWQIFLRVFLPQSAAPFVVMGIASYLAYWNAYVWPILTITDPNLTQIMQFLGNFRSDRGNDWGLLMAGSTLAALPTIVLLLIFQRFIVNGVRISGIK
- a CDS encoding mannitol dehydrogenase family protein codes for the protein MSGVDRPRYDRSALTVGIVHFGVGGFHRAHQAMVVDELLREGLATDWAICGIGVLPQDQRMRDVLHAQDGRYTLVLKHPDGRREAREIGSIVEYLYAPDDPDAAVERLADPAVRIVSLTITEGGYSIDQVTGAFDPTPAPIAADLLPGAAPGTVFGLVTEALRRRRDRGVPPFTVMSCDNIQGNGHIARRVFTAFAGLKYPGLGEWIAHEVAFPNSMVDRITPVTTDRDREEIAAEFGVRDAWPVVAEPFFQWVLEDAFPQGRPPYERAGVQLVDDVEPYELMKLRLLNASHQAMCYFGRLSGYTYAHEAAQDPLIAELLMRYMDDEATPTLRPVPGVDLDAYKRTLLERFGNPYVLDTLARLCAESSDRIPKWLLPVVREELALDGPVRLSAAIVASWARYAEGTGENGESFEVVDRLRDSVMANARGYEEDELAFLRERTLFGELAEDERFTADYAAALSALHTVGAQATLRALLTRA
- a CDS encoding DUF4185 domain-containing protein, coding for MTHELGFRRRALGGTAVALVAIAAVATAGGAPAAATTAHTPASVVEKLTGPDSPNDTYGRWNVKATDLGIMWDNGSGQVLSAFGDTFGDAWVGPGGGALGAGDANWRSNVLLRSTDTTLSDGMDYSSAVTASDGRAREILPGIHNEAAGEVTKIPTAGISVGSRQYLSFMSVKHWGAPGQWDTNYAQLAYSDDNGTTWSTTGTPTWSNPSLTDRFQQQAFARNGGYLYVFGTPSGRGGSAYVARVPEASVLSQSAYQYWNGSSWVASEGSAAAIVSAPVSELSVRYDTYTGKWLMMYLQGEDIILRSASSVTGPWSSPQIVVSSADYPGLYGGFIHPWSSNGTLYFTMSQWDPYNVYLMRVQLSTTGQIVKPNLVGDPSFERSALSSTGTGDTWACSGNCGVDTGHWGYSGDNNAFARYNADWQDVHQTVAVTAGTGYRLTGWVRTSSNSDNGFFGVRDTAGAVISEAHFTSVGAWTRFTVDFSSGSRTAVVVYGGVWTDHGDIWIQLDDFSLTAS
- a CDS encoding RbsD/FucU family protein, coding for MLNGIHPSLTGELLAVLDAMGHGDAIVVSDAHFPAERLGRRVLTAAESDMPALARAICTVLPLDAARPAEGMADDGPDAAPGGRLGLHDDIESATGLAPGTLRLLERDDLYAAAGEAFAVIRTGELRAFGNLVLRKGLAVPLQL
- a CDS encoding glycoside hydrolase family 172 protein; protein product: MTNADLSSISRLRAVETRSISPENFDGSRGGGGRATEGTGAASARDLGPGWKISPSVDIAAGETFELASIAGAGKITHIWITTHEDNWRTLLFRAYWDGAEEPAIEVPYGDFFCNGWGEFAQVSSQAIAANPNGGFNSYWPMPFQDRARLTIENVSTVPVRVYYQITYELGGDYGSDGYLHAQWRRSNPLEDLTPHTIVEGVEGSGHYVGTYIAWGVNSNGWWGEGEIKFYLDDDDQYPTICGTGTEDYFGGAWNFDIPGQGYTEFTTPYLGMPQVLRPDGLYRSQQRFGMYRWHLLDPIHFAERLRVDIQALGWRAGWRYLPLRDDIASTALFYLDRPTARRPRTPSADDLEVHLGREAVPDLGALPPRDPS
- a CDS encoding LacI family DNA-binding transcriptional regulator, with protein sequence MPTIYEVAALAGVSPATVSRVFNGLNVSPEKSKLVREAAAELSFTPSRTARTLRRQHSEVIALVIPDIENPFFTSLARGVEDVAQEAGYSVVLCNTDEDPEKETKYLDIAISDNMAGVIIAAAGDHSDLGKLLDRRRPVVAVDRGPHGFDIDAVMVDNRAGGHAATTRLVQQGFRRIACITGPSDVETAQERADGWREVVTAEGMADAETYLRYSNYRVGGGFDAMRELLELPEPPDAVFVTNNLMSVGALQLLAERGMVPPAFGMAVFGDLPYAGFAPKEITVVHLPARHLGVTAAKLLLDRINGDDQPSRTIVLRNEVGTGS